The following is a genomic window from Geoalkalibacter halelectricus.
GGTGCGCGGAATCGACCTGGCCGAGGCGCAGCGCCGGCTTGCCGCCGAGTGATTTTTCCTTTGCCTGTCTTGACAAAACCGACCGTGAATCATTACATTAAGCCCGCAATCGCAAAACCGTATCTGATGGAGGACTATCAGCAATGCCGATCTATGAATACAAATGCAAATCCTGTGGCGAAACCTTTGAAGCCCGCCAGAAATTTTCCGATCCCGCGCTGAACAGCTGCAAGGTCTGCGGCGCCGCAGATGTCACCAAGCTCATTTCTCAAACAGCCTTTTCCCTCAAGGGCGGCGGCTGGTATCAGCAAGGCTACGGTGGTTCGAGCAAGCCGGCTGCCTGCCCGAGCGGTGGAGGTGAGGGTGCGGGCTGCGGGGGGTGCCCCAAGGCCGCCAACGGCTAGGTTTTTTCGTTTTTGCTTCGAGATACAAACTCTGGGGACGCTGCGGCGTCCCTTTTTTATTGCCAAGCGTATACCTGCGGTCAGCCGTCTTTACATTACCCGGAGGCTTGCGTATAGTTTCAGCTTTCAGGGTTGGGTTGTGTCGCGCCGGCATTTTTTTCTAGGCGTCGGCATCATTTATATTATAGGAATTGCAAGGAGGTAATACGGCGTGGCAAAGATTATTGACGGAAAGGCGATTGCCGCAGAAATTCGCGGTCGGATCAAGGAAGAAACGGTCGAATTGAAAAAAATCGGCGTTACTCCCGGACTCGCCGTGGTCCTGGTGGGAGAAGATCCAGCGAGCCGGGTCTATGTCAGCATGAAGGAGAAGGCGTGCGCCGAGGCCGGGATTTTCTCCGACGAGCACAAGCTGCCGGCCGAAACCAGCGAGACCCAGTTGCTGGAGCTCATTGATCGGCTCAATCGCGACGATCGCATCGATGGGATTCTCGTGCAGCTGCCCCTGCCTTCCCACATCGATGAAACCCGGGTTCTCGAAGCCATTTCGCCGGCCAAGGACGTTGACGGCTTTCATCCCTACAACGTCGGGCGCCTGGCTACCGGCAACCCCCTGTTTCAGCCCTGCACGCCTTATGGCATCATGAAGATGCTCGAGCACACCGGCACTGATCTCACCGGCAAGGATGTGGTGGTCGTCGGACGCTCCAATATCGTCGGCAAGCCGGTGGCGCTCATGTGCCTGGCCAAGCATGCCAGTGTCACCCTGTGCCATTCGCGCACCCGCAACCTGGCCGACAAGGTGCGCGCCGCCGATGTGGTGATCGCCGCCGTGGGTCGGGCGGAAATGGTCAAGGGCGATTGGATCAAGGAAGGCGCGGTGGTCATCGATGTCGGCATCAATCGCGTCGGCGAGAAAAAACTGGTCGGCGACGTCGAATATGCGGCCGCCGCGGCCCGCGCCGGGGCGATCACGCCGGTGCCGGGCGGGGTCGGGCCCATGACCATCGCCATGTTGCTGCAAAACACCCTGGAGAGTGCTCAGCGCCGCGCCCGCCGCTGATCCCCCCCTCGAACCGCCGGTCCGCTTCGCGCGCGCCGGCGGTTTTTTTATTGTTTCTATTCACCCGGTGTGGTGTCGAAGCCCCCATGGCGAGGGTGTC
Proteins encoded in this region:
- the folD gene encoding bifunctional methylenetetrahydrofolate dehydrogenase/methenyltetrahydrofolate cyclohydrolase FolD yields the protein MAKIIDGKAIAAEIRGRIKEETVELKKIGVTPGLAVVLVGEDPASRVYVSMKEKACAEAGIFSDEHKLPAETSETQLLELIDRLNRDDRIDGILVQLPLPSHIDETRVLEAISPAKDVDGFHPYNVGRLATGNPLFQPCTPYGIMKMLEHTGTDLTGKDVVVVGRSNIVGKPVALMCLAKHASVTLCHSRTRNLADKVRAADVVIAAVGRAEMVKGDWIKEGAVVIDVGINRVGEKKLVGDVEYAAAAARAGAITPVPGGVGPMTIAMLLQNTLESAQRRARR
- a CDS encoding FmdB family zinc ribbon protein, which codes for MPIYEYKCKSCGETFEARQKFSDPALNSCKVCGAADVTKLISQTAFSLKGGGWYQQGYGGSSKPAACPSGGGEGAGCGGCPKAANG